Proteins encoded together in one Vigna angularis cultivar LongXiaoDou No.4 chromosome 5, ASM1680809v1, whole genome shotgun sequence window:
- the LOC128196804 gene encoding auxin-induced protein 15A-like, giving the protein MGFRIPAIQRPSSVTARQAASKSVEVPKGYLAVYVGEKQTRFVIPISYLNQPSFQDLLSQAEEEFGYDHPMGGLTIPCSEDVFQHIDSRLNRK; this is encoded by the coding sequence ATGGGCTTCCGTATACCAGCTATTCAAAGGCCATCATCAGTCACAGCTAGGCAAGCAGCTTCAAAATCTGTAGAAGTCCCAAAGGGCTATCTTGCAGTGTATGTTGGAGAGAAACAGACACGATTTGTGATTCCCATATCATATTTGAACCAACCTTCATTTCAAGACTTACTGAGTCAAGCTGAGGAAGAGTTTGGATATGATCATCCCATGGGTGGCCTCACAATTCCTTGCAGTGAAGATGTCTTCCAACATATAGATTCTCGcttgaatagaaaataa
- the LOC128196803 gene encoding auxin-induced protein 15A-like: protein MGFRLPGIRKACLRAIQASSKVVDVPKGYIAVYVGDQRKRFMIPLSYLNQPSFQDLLSQAEEEFGYDHPTGGLTIPCGEDVFSDITSRFDSC from the coding sequence ATGGGTTTTCGTTTACCTGGTATCAGAAAGGCATGTCTTCGAGCAATCCAAGCATCTTCAAAAGTTGTGGATGTGCCAAAGGGTTACATTGCAGTCTATGTTGGAGATCAAAGGAAGCGGTTTATGATCCCTTTGTCATACTTGAACCAACCTTCATTTCAAGATCTGTTGAGTCAAGCTGAGGAAGAATTTGGCTATGACCATCCAACTGGTGGTCTCACAATTCCTTGTGGAGAAGATGTGTTTTCAGATATCACTTCTCGCTTCGATAGCTGCTAA